agtctgacattccacagatataagcCATTTGactaatttccaacaaacctcacaatctttTAGGATAGATATACAGTAAAGCAATGTCATTTACAAACTCTTGCAAGCATACACATACTCTCTCTGTACCCGCACACATAAATCAATATGCAGCAAAGCGAAGTTATTATCAAACTCTGCAAacatgcacattatatatatatacatacacatacacaaatggATATACAATAAAGCAATGTCATTTACATGCTCTTGCAAACACATTATATGTTATGTCAGTAATTTTGTCTCTTCCGTATATTTTCATACTGTTGGGATGTTGTTGTGATACAGTCTGTATGAACAACGCTGAAAAGTGACTTAGAGTGAGCCTCCACTTTGTAGAATAAATTtagtttgaaaccatttgaactgtcatggctcaattctctggaatcctgggatttgtagtttgctgaggtactagcactctttgacaagcctatagatcttgcaaaactaaatTCCCAGGCATTGATAGCATTgagttgtggcagttaaagtggtgtcaaactgcattaattctacagggtagatgtaTTCTGAGTTACATGCCATAATTGTATGTTGTGGGGGGGGGATGGGAGGACTGGCTtttgtggctttttctgtcttaattGTCCATTCTCTCTTGTCCCAGGTTGCATTTGAGAAAGATGGTGTTTACTTACACACCAGTGCAAAGCGTCATCCTGATCAGGATTCCCTCATCCCAGGGGTTATCCGCATAATTGAAAAGGTGGGTTCAATGTGGGATACCAGCTGAAATGGAAAAGCCATGTGACTGTAAGGTGATGGTGGTCAGATGCTAGCGGTGAGAAACTtgtccatgtttggaaaatattttgaaCCTTGATTTAGCGTGACATGAAGAAACCACATTGAGTTATGTGCTGAAATACTTCTTCTCTGCTACAATGTAGTGAGAAATTCAGAGACTTTTACTTCTGGTTTTGTTTGACCATAGCTTTTCATATTGAAACCAACAAACTGTGATTGGTGCTAACCGTGGCTTACTTGAAAGTATCATAAGGAGGAAGCAGGACTCCTGATTCCTAGACTTCTTGTATCTTGTTCACAGAATGCCAAAAAGTTTTCATGTGACATCTACATGTGCTTATTCTCAGGGCAGTATGCGTGATGGTTGACATTGACTTTTGCTATTAATTTAGCATATGTGTTGTAGCtcttgtgatttttaaaagcaataattTGCTGTTCATTATGATTTAAATGTTGAACTTAAAACATGAAATGCGATGTGGCCTGACCTATATGTTCAATAGTTTGTGTGGGGGGCAGGGAGGGGGGGCTTGTAATTGATTTTCTAGGCGTTGGGAGATATATGTAGGGTGGACTTttcaatattattagtagtagtattatatttatttatattctactttttctctcttaaagatATTCAGAGTGACAAACAATGCTAAAACAGTGTACAATATAAAGCCTAAAACATATACACACTAAAAGAGAATTTAAATAATTACATCACTAGTACAGTTGCCCCCTATACGTACgacttctgtatccacagatttaaccatccatagcttgaaaatactcTTTCTAGaattaaaccttgattttgctatatcTAGAAGGGTCACCATTTTATTACAGCTTTATACAAAAACTTGAACATCCATAGAGGACCCTGGACCCAAAccccagtgaataccaaggacccactgtattcTAGATCAGAGCTTCTTAAATTTTTTTTACTCATGTCTGCTTTCCACATGAATTTTCTCATGATCCTTTTTTGCCAGAGAAAGTTTTatgtgaccctgggtatatatatacataaaacagggataaaaaaaaatcaaacatttactgataatcagcatttgcaaggctttctaaacaagatgattttcctttttgtggagtacagataaagcattttctgcagagtccactgttgTTGCTGACAGATCCATGTAAAtatctaggtggcattcagaaaccttttacaatttttgtgaccccaacactgagttaggggaccccatttgggacccacagtttaagaagcagtgttctagGTGGCCTCTTGATTTTACAAGTGGCTTTTAGAGGAAACAGCTTTTTTCATCTTTACTGAAATGTGCATGATATTGATGACTGTTCAGATTTCCTTCATTCATCTGGAGTGTCTTAATACAGTGTACTCTAATTATGTGTGTGCTAATGTGGGGGCTGTTATGTAGTGGATTGTGTAATACAGTACATGTACATCTATGgatattgtattttggagttcaagGCCTggtatttcttcctttcttcaggGTTCGGATACTTTGCTGCAATGGACACCTATAGAGGAGTCTTCAGATCCTGCTCAAATTGTGTACACCAAGAAGGTGAGACTTCTTTCCTGGTATTACAGTCCTTTACCCATATCTCACAAACTTTTCAATACATTTCATCCCAAAAATTTggcaaaaattatggatttctTTTACTGGCTATTCATTATATTAGACAACATTTGTATGCTTTTTTATTCTTTGCATACCATCATGTTGTTATAGATATAGCGCTGGCAAAAACAGTGGACTGCTGTTTTGAATTAGTTTCCAAAGAAAATTGCAGCAGGAATGTGAAATAGCTGTTGAAATTACTTCTGCATGTGTTTTTGATTTTAACTGTTTCTTGAATTGTGCTTCTCTTAACCAGATTTGAGTAGTTCTGTAAAAGTTTTTCAGGAGCTTGGGTATTATTTTTCATATACTTTCTACAAAAAGAGTCAAGTTTattgatttctcccctttccacACTAATGTCattgttgttatatatatatatatttgctgtgCTTTCCAGTTTTGAGGTAGTCTTTTTCTCATTGAGTTTTCTCTGAGGCACTTTTAGAATAGTGAAAGCATAATGTGGTATTGGAAactgctttatatatatatatttatttttatcttgcgATTCCTTAGAAGACACTTCAGGCAGGCAACAGCCTACACAAAATATAATCCAATATGAATGCACTTTGTTAGTATtagttgttatttgccatcaggtCAGTTTCATCTGGCCACCCTTTGAATAAAAAGCCTCCAGGGCCTGGTCACCATCTGCCTTGCTCCGGTGTTGCAAACATAGGGCCATGGCTTTCTTTATTGAACAAATCCGTCATGTGTTCTTCCTCTTTCCCAACTGCCTTCCATTTTGTCTAGGGTTATCCAATGAGTTGTGTCATCTCATAATATGGCTAAAGTATAATAGCTGAGTCGTTTTGTCTTGTTCTTTACTTTcagttatttgtctttttagcagtccatattCTTAgaattctcctccagcaccacatttcaaaggagacgattttcttcttgtcagctttcttaattgtccagctttcacaacccaATATAGAGAATGGAAGAAATGTATAACATGCTGGATTCTGACATGAGTATTTAGCCATACATTTTACACTTGAGGGTCTTATCTGCTTCATAGCTTCCCTTTCATATATAGAAAGCAGATGTGGCATTCATATGATTTGTTGTGAGTGGGTATTTGCAACCAAAAGGTATGTGCCTTCAACTTAATGGACTTATTATGGGTTGTTTCCCCAGCCCCCTTTTTTTGGCAAACAACTTTGGGGTAACTGCCTTAAAACACAATATGCTTTGTGTGGGCTCAGAAGTTCTTAGCCTTTCACGTCAATTTTATACATGACTTTGAGCAGAAAGAGGCATGAGCAAAAGTGATCTTTCTCACATTGTTTTCCCCTGCATAATCCTTTTTGTCAACAAACAGGTAGAAGCGGCCTGGCTCTACCAGTGGCTCCACATTCCTTGGTCTTGTCTCACTGAAAGCCTGATTGGTCTTGTACCCTTATTATTTGAGTGGCCAGAAATCAAATCTAATCCTTCCCCTTATCCTCATGCCTTCCAATGCCTTCTAAAATATAAGTTAGGATAGAGAGCTATTGGAgtgtttgaatattggactggACACCAGGAGACCTGGATTCAAATCCTCATTCATCCATAGGAACCGGCAAGGTGATCTTGggaagtcacaccctctcagtctcagaggaaggcaagggcaaaccctctctgaacaaatcgtgCAAAGAAAATGCTGTGATAAGTTTTCCTTAGcgtcactgtaagtcagaaattgcTTGATGGTGCACAGCAACAAATGGATATATAAACTGAGCCCAAAAACAGATTCTTTGAATTTGACCCCACTGAAGGAGATTTTCTTATGATTTAGGGAATGGCGTTTAATGGCACTTCTGCTCATAGGTTGTGAAATCTGGCTATGATCGCATGGGAAGATGGTTTTTCTCTTTTGTAAACTACTGCGACCCATTCATCACCAAATCAATTCATTTAGCACCAATGGGGTTCTCATTATGACTACCctaatatttttgtgtgtgtgtggtatgccTTGGTCAGGCCCTGATCTGCGACATTCTTTGCAAAGCTAGTAAGGATTTGTATATCTTCTCAGACTGTAATCCTGCCTTTTCTCCCTCTCCACAGGAGCCAGTGGGCTGCCAGACTGAAGAAGAACTGTTTGATCCAGGTTATGAACCAGACTGGGCTGTGATCAGTACAGTGGGGACTCGGTCTCGGGTCCAGGAAGAAACAgatggtaaataaagaaataaaaagagggCTGCTGCTTAGAGTAGCCAAAAGACCTGGTTCTAAGCTTGGAAATGTTCCTCTGTGTAGCTACTTTTTCCATGCTCCCCTCAGTCAGCATGGCCATGGCTTGAAACTATAAAGGAGTAAGAGACATGGATTAAGAAATATTGATAAAAGGTGTACATATAGAGACCAGGTGGATGTAGGGAATAGGtaactattggaaataactgcactcaGTCAGACCAGGAAGATATCCTCTGTAGTACTGGAGGTTTTACTGTACCACTTCTTTCAGTTTTCTTTTTGTGTATGTGCTCTCACATTGCCTCTCAATCTTTGGCAACCTATTAATTTCATACAGTTTGCATTTGAATACTCAAAGATGGTTTTGATAAGAtcttcagttccttcctctgaaatataggctatAGCACATGGTTTTCCTTCACAGTCTTTctccaagcactaaccagggctgaaccTGCTGAGTTCCCTTGGTTAGACAGAATATTGTGTCCTTATCCTTTTTTTTCCATGCCAGGTTCTGTGCCAAAATCCCCAATCCCTCGTGGTCAGTGGGCTTTCACTCTCAGCTTGTCTGACCTGAAATCCATACGCAAGAGTAAGCCAGGTCTGGGCTGGTCCTACCTGATTTTCATCACCAAAGACGGCATCTCCATCCAAGCCCTCCACTTTCATCGCGGGGGCACCAAGGCCCTGCTCAAAGCTCTCTGCAAATATGTTATCCTTGCCACGTGAGTGATGCTCATTGTTTCATTTTCCTGAAAGACAAAAGGGCAGGAGTTggtaggggaggggaggggaggggaggggagggtagCTTAAAGTTGTTATGTATGACCCTCATCCATGTAGTCTTAGACTTTGCGGGTGCTGTTGATTTGTGTTAATGTGATGTTTGGCAGAGCATTGGGAAAACACAATCCGCTTGTATCTTGAAAAGTGTTTTACTCATCCTGTCCTTGTAATGGGAAAAAAGCAATCTGAAGTTATGGATTTGGTGTAGAAGAGGATAACTTTTCAAAAAgtgaattttgattttttttaaaaaaatgttggtgCCTTTAGCTCTAGTTAAGTCCTAAATTAGTCCCAGTTTTGGAAAACAAAGGCAAGAGAAAATTGTTTGAAGACCATTTTGGAAGTATATTGTAGAAAGCAGATTGCTGGATCTGATGAACATTTGGTGAGATCTAGCAGGGCTTTTTCTTCCCCTGTTTAGATGACAGGGTGGTTTTTGTTTCCAGACTAAGTTCATAAAAAAGACTTGTGTGTACTGTAGATGTCATCTGCTGAGCTCCTGACATTTTTTGGGCAGTATATTAGATGCAGGTGGAAGATTTGGACCTCCAAGATTCCCTTTTATTAGTGTAGGCTGTATATCCCAGTGCTAAGAGCACTTGGGGCATAATAAGAAACTTGCTGTAACTTTTCTTCTCTCATTGCAGCTCTCCCAAAGATTCCCGTCTCTATCTGGTGTACACACACGACTCGTATGCCCTCTCCCACTCCTTTGATGAGCTTCAGCTCTTTGATGACAGCTCTTCCAACCTGGTGTCAGTGAGTTTCTCTTTAAAAAACCCATGTATTTGATTTAGTCGGTTTGGGACAGGACTTTGAAAAAGTGCCTTTGGGGACTTTGGGGACTACAGTTGCTCAACCAACTAGACTGGGGTCAGGTGGcctctgggaattgcagtcaaaaaagtaatatttcaaaGCTTTAGTTTGGAATGTGGAGAGAACTACCACAGAGTTccctgggactgagagtgtgtaacctgtctagtgggtttccatgacagtATGGAGATTCAAACTCTTGTCTCCAGAATTCAAGTCCTACTTTCAAGCCACTAAATCACACTCAAGGGAGACTCAAATAAATCTAGTGAAGCCTGATATTAAAAGGCTTTAAATCTGTGGTTATAACATATGAGGATAATCAGCCCCTGGAATTAGCTGATATATGCCATCTCTAGGTATAAACTTGTAGAGGCATCAAGTTGTAAGAGAGCCTCTTCTGTGTACCTTCAAATGATCGGAGAAAGCTCTCATTGACATTCCGCTTCGTATAGATCATGCCCCATAGTACCCTATACAATGCAAAGCATAACCTTCCAACACGTTGTCTTTCTTTCCCTTAGCGATTCCTGCAGGACCCATATGCTGCCACCTTTGGTGGCTTTTCCAAAGTCACCAATTTTTTCCGAGGGGCTCTCCACCATGAGGATGGCGTGGGTCAGCATTCTCAGGGCGATGCAGCTGCTGCCAATGTTGAGGATGAGACCGGTTTTGAAGTTATCACCTGTGTGAGTGCTGGAGCAGGCAACTCCAGTGAGGAGCAAGGAAGGGTGGGAGGAATGGTAATCGGCCGGATATCATGTGTGGACTTGTTGTGCAGAGGTGTCCTTCCATAGACCAAAACAAGCTTTGGCTATCTGCAGTCTCCAGCAGCTATCTGCTGTCTCATCTTGGTTTGCTGTTCCACCAAGGTTAACCATGTTGAGGGATGGGCAATttgtagtcctccagatgttcttgaactTTCAGTCCCATCATCCCTCATCATACATTGGCTAGTGATGATGAGAACTGCAGTCTCAAGGACTTCTTGAGAGCCGCAAGTGACCTGCTTCTGCTCTGGAGGAAGTAGAAAAGAAATGAATAGATAGGCTTAAATTACTTGGTAGGATATCCCTACCCATCAGGTGGAGAACAGACAGTCCATAGCACATATGCTTAAGTGGACTTGGATGGACCCTAAAGGAATGCAAAACAAGACAAGCAGTATTGACTGGGTAGTTAGTGAGCAGTAGGCTtcttttctcaattttttttctcaTGGATCAGAACATAAGGATGGATCTAGCCTGGGTTTCCATGAATTCAAGTAACTTGGATGGTTCCTGAGGACCAGGAATCGGAGAATTTAGATTGAAAACCAATATGATATCAGTTGGTACTCTAACAACCCTAATATCCCACCAAAGCTTACCAAGGACTTCAGTTGTTGTTGCTATTCTTCTTCTGCAATGTATGTCAACAATAAATAACTTGATACATTTTGCTCTTGTCATCTTGGCCTGTCACACAACCTAAATTGAGAGGATGCCCCCCCAAAGACCTTTAGCATCCTCTCATGGAGTATAGCTATATGATGCACTCTCCCTTCAGATGAGGGCCCCCTGGTCCCCAAATATGGACTCCCCCTAGTCCTCAAATTTGTAGCATTTCAGAGCATGGGACCTTGAAAGTTCATTGACACCTTGAATTTTTACACGTGGTCTATTCACATTCCCTTGGTAAACTTTTCCCTTTTCATTTAGATGTTTAAACTCTAGTTCTGGATGCTCAACAGactttttaaattattgcaaTGCTATCAATTTGAAATCTGAAGGAAAATAACTGAGGTGCAGAAATCCTGTGGGGGAAAAATGCTTTCTCTTGGAATTTGCTAACTATTTAAAacttaaaattatacaaacattaaaatgtaattaaatactaatggtattaaaaataaacagttgaaACCCTTAAAACCAGTTGAATAACTATTCATAGATAATGACACAAGAATCTCTGAGTTCTTCCATGGCATTCTGGGATCAGAAGTTAGGTAATTTAATGGTGTGTGGTTGTATCTGCAATTTCAGATAACTGCAGTCCACCTGCAAACATAACCCATGTAGATATGGGGGTCTtgttatatttctttaaaaatatttcaagggGAAGAATCAGCTTGTACTTTGCCCCAcaggattattattgttgttgttgttgttgttgttattaccttGCTTTTACTTTCCACAAGGAGAGAAAAGGCTCCCTGTGAAGATTTCTCTTTTAAATCCTTTCTGTTTTCCCCTGGCAGCAGGCACAGCTAGGAGAGCGACCATCTGTGCAGAGAGAGGCCCCAGTTACAGAGCAGGAATGGGAGCAGCACTTGGATCCTGATGGGCGTGTGAAGGACCTCACTGGATTGCGTCGGAAGATCTTTGCAGGGGTAAGACATGCAGGAAAGATTGATTCAAGTGACTAGCCATTTGATCTTGGTCATGAAATAACATGGCCTAATAAACCACCTTTCCCTTGCTGCTTTGTTTGTCCTCTTCCAGGGTCTCAGCATGGCATTACGCAAGGAGGCATGGAAGTACCTTCTGAGCTACTACGCCTGGGACAACACCAGTGAGGAGAACAAGGCACAAGTGAGACGGAAAACGTAAGCATGGATCA
This sequence is a window from Anolis carolinensis isolate JA03-04 chromosome 6, rAnoCar3.1.pri, whole genome shotgun sequence. Protein-coding genes within it:
- the tbc1d17 gene encoding TBC1 domain family member 17 produces the protein MELGGCKVAFEKDGVYLHTSAKRHPDQDSLIPGVIRIIEKGSDTLLQWTPIEESSDPAQIVYTKKEPVGCQTEEELFDPGYEPDWAVISTVGTRSRVQEETDGSVPKSPIPRGQWAFTLSLSDLKSIRKSKPGLGWSYLIFITKDGISIQALHFHRGGTKALLKALCKYVILATSPKDSRLYLVYTHDSYALSHSFDELQLFDDSSSNLVSRFLQDPYAATFGGFSKVTNFFRGALHHEDGVGQHSQGDAAAANVEDETGFEVITCQAQLGERPSVQREAPVTEQEWEQHLDPDGRVKDLTGLRRKIFAGGLSMALRKEAWKYLLSYYAWDNTSEENKAQVRRKTDEYFRMKLQWKSVSEEQEQRNSLLRGYRSLIERDVSRTDRNNKFYEGSENPGLVLLNDVLMTYCMYNFDLGYVQGMSDLLSPILYITQNEVDAFWCFCGFMELVHRNFEESQESMKRQLSQLTLLLRVLDPPLCDFLDSKESGTLCFCFRWILIWFKREFAFSEILQLWEVLWTGLPCPNFHLLVACGILDAERQALMNSGFGFSEILKHINELTMKMSVEDILCRAEAIYRQLATTPDLPRNVQELLGLSEGKSPTPSTDTASSPQPLSPSQAQEMELTDSVSPSLPDSSIEILPTEDASTSQSLTP